From the Pirellulales bacterium genome, the window CCGCCCAACTCAAGACCAGCCCACAGGCCAGCAATCCGGTAATGATGCGCTTCATAGTTCTGCTCCTTCCTCCATAAATCAGGCGGTCTGCCCAAACAAAACACCCGGTATCCGCCGCGCCGGTCTCATAGACTGGCGCCGCGGCGCGGTCTTCCGAGCAACAGGCTCAACACGAACAGGATCAAGAACACGAAGAACAAAATCTTCGCTACGCCGACCGCCTCGATGGCAATCCCGCCAAATCCGAACACGGCGGCGACCAGCGCAATCACGAAAAATACGGCAGCCCAGTACAACATGGGTTGGTCCTCCAAGGCGCGGAAAACAATGATCGGCTGCCCTGGGCCATATGGGCCGGCAGCTTCAATCAGTCTAGGTCCGGTGCGACCCCTGCCCCACCGACACCGCTGCCCAAACCACGCACAAACCGTGCCAATGCGAATCTGCCCGTAGCGGTGGGGACCTGCGGCAATATCGTCGACGAAAACGCGGATTGGGGACCGATATTCAGCCTTGGAATGGAGGCCTTGGCTATCCATTGAGCAAGCTGGCCGAAAACCGGCTAGGATTTGAATGCAAGAATCAGCCGGCGGCGTTCCGCGCTGGTGCCCAATGTCGAATAGAATGAACACGTTCGCCATTCCCATCTTGGCGAGGACAAGCGTCGATGAGCGGCAAGCAAATCGTGATCTACACGGCGGCGAGTCTGCCGCAGGCCCATGTGTTGCGCAATGTCCTTGAAGAATTGGGCATCCCCGCCTCGATCACGAACGACACGATCCAGTTTGCCGTGGGCGACGTGCCGGCGGGCTGGCCAACTTCCCCGCGCGTTGTGGTGGACGAGCAACAGGCCGAACTGGCACGCCGGGTCGCGTTGGAGTTCGACGTTGCCGGCCGCAGTTCGCGATTGCGCGACAAGGGCGATGACGATTCAGATTCGAGCGCCGACCGCGAGACAATCGCTTGGCCCATGTGCCCGAAATGCGGCCGCCGCCGAGTGGCGATTTGCCCTTTCTGCGGCTCGACCGGCGACGATATTCCGCCCGCCGATCTCAGCTATCAGGCGCTGGAAGAGCATGCCGACGACGAAGGCGACACCGCCGCCTTGCGGCTCGATCGCCAATCGACCGGCACGCAGCGCAACTGGCTCCTGTGCCCAACCTGTGAAGAACCGTTCGAGGCTCAATACGAGCACGCTTGCCGAAACTGCGGGCACGATTTCGGCGACGGCATCAAACGGCCTGACGCGCCCCCGGCGCTGCTCTTTTCGCCGCCCCGATTGGCATGGTTTTCCGCCTGCGTTGCCGCAACAGTGCTCTTGATGCTCTGGAAGCCGGTGATGGGCTACGTGCTCGTGGCCGTCATCGTCGTGGCGACACTGGTTCGTCGGAGTATCGACGCGGGACGCTCGCAGTAGTCGACAAAAAAGGCAAACCCGCTTGGGCGATCGTGAATCGCTGATTGGCCCTTTATGCAGCCCAGGCGTTCGCTGCATCGAGCGCCTGTCCGTCGCCGCTGGCTCCGGTTAAACGATC encodes:
- a CDS encoding DUF1328 domain-containing protein, producing the protein MLYWAAVFFVIALVAAVFGFGGIAIEAVGVAKILFFVFLILFVLSLLLGRPRRGASL
- a CDS encoding DUF2007 domain-containing protein, coding for MSGKQIVIYTAASLPQAHVLRNVLEELGIPASITNDTIQFAVGDVPAGWPTSPRVVVDEQQAELARRVALEFDVAGRSSRLRDKGDDDSDSSADRETIAWPMCPKCGRRRVAICPFCGSTGDDIPPADLSYQALEEHADDEGDTAALRLDRQSTGTQRNWLLCPTCEEPFEAQYEHACRNCGHDFGDGIKRPDAPPALLFSPPRLAWFSACVAATVLLMLWKPVMGYVLVAVIVVATLVRRSIDAGRSQ